One window from the genome of Variovorax sp. PAMC26660 encodes:
- the trpE gene encoding anthranilate synthase component I: MITELEFKSLSAQGYNRIPLMAEAFADLETPLSLYLKLAHSQGGGKHSFLLESVVGGERFGRYSFIGLPARTLLRATGFGADAKTEVVTDGQVVETAAGNPLDFVAAYQKRFKVALRPGLPRFCGGLAGYFGYDTVRHIERKLEKSCPPDTLGCPDILLLQCEELAVIDNLSGKLYLIVYADPKQPEAYAVGKRRLRELKEKLKYSVSAPIVKPTQPHPPERSFAKADYIAAVERAKEMIAAGDFMQVQVGQRISKRYTESPLSLYRALRSLNPSPYMYYYNLGDFHVVGASPEILVRQENTDDGEQKITIRPLAGTRPRGASLELDKAAEVELINDPKERAEHVMLIDLARNDIGRIAKTGTVKVTEAFAVERYSHVMHIVSNVEGTLKDGMTAIDVLKATFPAGTLTGAPKVHAMELIDQLEPTKRGLYGGACGYISYAGDMDVAIAIRTGIVKDQMLHVQAAAGVVADSVPELEWKETEAKARALLRAAELVEEGLE; encoded by the coding sequence GTGATCACCGAACTTGAATTCAAGAGCCTCAGCGCCCAGGGCTACAACCGTATTCCGCTGATGGCTGAGGCCTTTGCCGACCTCGAAACGCCTCTTTCCCTGTACCTCAAGCTGGCCCATTCGCAAGGCGGCGGCAAGCACAGCTTCCTGCTCGAATCGGTCGTTGGCGGCGAGCGCTTCGGCCGCTACAGCTTCATCGGGCTGCCCGCCCGCACGCTGCTTCGCGCCACCGGCTTCGGTGCCGATGCGAAGACAGAAGTGGTGACCGATGGCCAGGTGGTGGAGACCGCCGCCGGCAATCCGCTCGACTTTGTCGCGGCGTACCAAAAGCGCTTCAAGGTTGCTTTGCGGCCGGGGCTACCGCGCTTTTGCGGCGGCCTTGCCGGCTACTTCGGCTACGACACCGTGCGCCACATCGAGCGCAAGCTCGAAAAAAGCTGCCCGCCCGACACGCTCGGCTGCCCCGACATCCTGCTGTTGCAGTGCGAGGAACTGGCCGTCATCGACAACCTCTCGGGCAAGCTCTACCTGATCGTCTATGCCGATCCGAAGCAGCCCGAGGCCTACGCCGTGGGCAAGCGCCGTCTGCGCGAGCTGAAGGAAAAGCTCAAGTATTCGGTGAGCGCGCCCATCGTGAAGCCCACGCAGCCGCATCCGCCCGAGCGCAGCTTTGCCAAGGCCGACTACATTGCGGCCGTCGAGCGCGCCAAGGAAATGATTGCCGCAGGCGACTTCATGCAGGTGCAGGTGGGCCAGCGCATCAGCAAGCGCTACACCGAGTCGCCGCTGTCGCTGTACCGCGCGCTGCGTTCGCTCAATCCGTCGCCCTACATGTACTACTACAACCTGGGCGATTTCCATGTGGTGGGTGCATCGCCCGAGATCCTGGTGCGCCAGGAGAACACGGACGACGGCGAGCAGAAGATCACCATCCGCCCGCTGGCCGGCACGCGTCCGCGCGGCGCTTCGCTCGAACTCGACAAGGCGGCCGAGGTGGAACTCATCAACGACCCGAAGGAGCGCGCCGAGCACGTCATGCTGATCGACCTCGCGCGCAACGACATCGGCCGCATCGCCAAGACCGGCACCGTGAAGGTGACCGAAGCCTTCGCAGTCGAACGCTACAGCCATGTGATGCACATCGTGAGCAACGTCGAAGGCACGCTGAAAGACGGCATGACCGCCATCGACGTGCTCAAGGCCACGTTCCCGGCGGGCACGCTGACCGGCGCGCCCAAGGTGCATGCGATGGAACTCATCGACCAGCTGGAGCCCACCAAGCGCGGCCTGTACGGCGGCGCCTGCGGCTACATCAGCTACGCGGGCGATATGGACGTGGCCATTGCGATACGCACCGGTATCGTGAAGGACCAGATGCTGCACGTGCAGGCCGCGGCCGGCGTGGTCGCCGACTCGGTGCCCGAGCTGGAATGGAAAGAAACAGAGGCCAAGGCGCGCGCACTTCTGCGTGCCGCCGAACTGGTCGAGGAAGGCCTGGAATGA
- the ltaE gene encoding low-specificity L-threonine aldolase, which produces MTDHTSPLVDLRSDTVTQPTPAMREAMMAAPLGDDVFGTDPSVNALQEKIAALLGFEAALFVPTGTQSNLCAILSHCGRGDEYIVGQQAHCYRWEGGGAAVFGSVQPQPLDHAPDGTLPLAQIEAAIKPDDAHFARTKLLALENTLGGKLLPFDYVQAATDLAKSKGLQRHLDGARLFNAATAQAALNKRSDIRAEARRIAQCFDSVSVCFSKGLGAPIGSALVGSREFIARAHRIRKMAGGGMRQAGLLAAAASHALDHHVDRLADDHALARRLAQGLEGIEGLTVEAPHTNIVFADLTGAAQARSSELIASLNQQGILATGLYRLRFVTHLDVDAAGVDRAVAAIRGFFNA; this is translated from the coding sequence ATGACCGATCACACCTCTCCTCTCGTTGATCTGCGCAGCGACACCGTCACGCAACCCACGCCTGCGATGCGCGAGGCCATGATGGCGGCGCCGCTGGGCGACGACGTCTTCGGCACCGACCCGAGCGTGAACGCGCTGCAGGAAAAGATCGCTGCGCTGCTGGGCTTCGAGGCCGCGCTGTTCGTGCCGACCGGCACGCAAAGCAACCTGTGCGCGATCCTCTCGCACTGCGGCCGTGGCGACGAATACATCGTCGGCCAGCAGGCGCATTGCTACCGCTGGGAAGGCGGCGGTGCGGCGGTGTTCGGCAGCGTGCAGCCGCAGCCGCTCGACCATGCGCCCGACGGTACGTTGCCGCTCGCGCAGATCGAGGCGGCCATCAAGCCCGACGACGCGCACTTTGCGCGCACGAAGCTGCTGGCGCTGGAGAACACGCTGGGCGGCAAACTGCTGCCCTTCGACTACGTGCAGGCCGCGACCGACCTGGCGAAAAGCAAGGGCCTGCAGCGACACCTGGACGGGGCTCGTCTCTTCAATGCCGCAACGGCGCAGGCCGCGCTCAACAAGCGCAGCGACATCCGCGCGGAAGCCCGCCGCATTGCGCAGTGCTTCGACAGCGTCTCGGTCTGCTTCAGCAAGGGCCTGGGCGCTCCGATCGGCTCCGCGCTGGTTGGTTCGCGCGAGTTCATCGCGCGGGCGCATCGCATCCGCAAGATGGCGGGCGGCGGCATGCGGCAGGCAGGCCTGTTGGCGGCTGCGGCGTCGCATGCGCTCGACCACCATGTCGATCGCCTGGCCGACGACCACGCGCTGGCGCGGCGTCTGGCGCAGGGGCTCGAAGGCATCGAGGGCCTGACGGTCGAAGCGCCGCATACGAACATCGTGTTTGCCGACCTCACGGGTGCGGCGCAGGCGCGTTCGTCGGAGTTGATCGCGAGCCTCAACCAGCAGGGCATTCTTGCGACGGGGCTGTATCGCCTGCGCTTCGTGACGCACCTCGACGTGGATGCAGCCGGTGTCGACCGCGCCGTTGCTGCGATCCGCGGTTTCTTCAACGCCTGA
- a CDS encoding anthranilate synthase component II, whose amino-acid sequence MKLLMIDNYDSFTYNIVQYFGELGADVQVHRNDEITVAQIGELIASGVTRLVVSPGPCSPAEAGVSVAAIEAFAGKLPILGVCLGHQAIGAAFGGKIVRAQQLMHGKTSEITTTREGVFAGLPERFVVNRYHSLSIERESCPKALAVTAWTDDGEIMGVWHTGFAHDVRIEGVQFHPESILTEHGHAMLKNFLD is encoded by the coding sequence ATGAAACTGCTGATGATCGACAACTACGACAGCTTCACCTACAACATCGTCCAGTACTTCGGCGAGTTGGGTGCGGATGTGCAGGTGCATCGCAACGACGAGATCACGGTGGCGCAGATCGGCGAGCTGATCGCTTCGGGCGTCACGCGGTTGGTGGTGTCGCCGGGGCCTTGTTCGCCGGCGGAAGCGGGCGTCTCGGTGGCGGCCATCGAGGCCTTCGCGGGCAAGCTGCCGATTCTTGGCGTGTGCCTGGGCCACCAGGCCATCGGCGCGGCCTTCGGCGGCAAGATCGTTCGCGCGCAGCAACTGATGCATGGCAAGACCAGCGAGATCACGACCACGCGCGAAGGCGTGTTCGCGGGGCTGCCCGAACGGTTCGTCGTCAACCGGTATCACTCGCTCTCGATCGAGCGCGAGAGCTGCCCGAAGGCGCTGGCTGTCACCGCCTGGACCGACGACGGCGAGATCATGGGCGTGTGGCACACCGGATTTGCGCATGACGTGCGCATCGAAGGCGTGCAGTTTCATCCTGAATCGATCCTGACCGAACATGGCCACGCCATGCTGAAGAACTTCCTGGACTGA
- a CDS encoding GxxExxY protein, which translates to MSTTPDIQNDFSHEIIGAAVEVQRVLGTGLDEGAYAAALAIELAEREIGFTRDLALSATYKGRSLGEVYRAGFVIEQSVIVELKAVDVLTDLHRAQVLAALRLSGLKLGLLINFNVFPVVKGVHRIVSKP; encoded by the coding sequence ATGAGCACCACACCCGATATTCAGAACGACTTTTCGCACGAAATCATCGGCGCCGCCGTCGAAGTGCAGCGCGTGCTCGGCACGGGGCTCGACGAGGGCGCCTACGCCGCCGCGCTGGCCATCGAACTCGCCGAGCGCGAGATCGGCTTCACGCGCGACCTGGCGTTGTCGGCCACTTACAAGGGCCGCTCGCTGGGCGAGGTGTACCGCGCGGGCTTCGTGATCGAGCAGTCGGTCATCGTCGAGCTCAAGGCGGTCGATGTGCTGACCGACCTGCATCGCGCGCAGGTGCTGGCCGCGCTGCGGCTCTCGGGCCTCAAGCTGGGCCTGCTGATCAACTTCAACGTCTTTCCCGTGGTGAAGGGCGTGCACCGGATTGTGAGCAAGCCATGA
- a CDS encoding LysE family translocator produces the protein MPDLPHLLAFIAAGWLLNLTPGPDVLYVVTNSLRSGVRAGIVAGLGITAGCFVHIFAAAVGVGTLMATSATAFTVLKYVGAAYLLYLGVRMVLSRAKPPADLDAAAAAVGGERSLKAIFLGGFWTNVLNPKVALFFLAFVPQFIAPGADNKALYFVLLGVLFNLNAIPVNVGWALAAGWMARRGAVQKGMHWLDRVAGVLFIGFGLKLAFTDAPAVRIGH, from the coding sequence ATGCCCGATCTTCCGCATCTGCTCGCTTTCATCGCTGCCGGCTGGCTGCTGAACCTGACGCCAGGACCTGACGTGCTCTACGTCGTGACGAACTCGCTGCGCTCCGGCGTGCGCGCCGGCATCGTGGCCGGGCTTGGCATCACCGCTGGCTGTTTCGTTCACATCTTTGCGGCAGCAGTCGGCGTAGGCACCCTGATGGCAACTTCCGCGACGGCATTCACCGTGCTCAAGTACGTGGGCGCGGCCTACCTGCTCTACCTCGGCGTGCGCATGGTGCTTTCGCGTGCCAAGCCGCCTGCCGATCTCGATGCGGCGGCCGCCGCTGTGGGCGGGGAACGCAGCCTCAAGGCGATCTTTCTGGGCGGCTTCTGGACCAATGTGCTCAACCCCAAGGTGGCGCTGTTCTTCCTTGCCTTCGTGCCGCAGTTCATTGCCCCCGGCGCCGACAACAAGGCCCTGTACTTCGTGCTGTTGGGCGTGCTGTTCAATCTCAACGCGATCCCGGTCAACGTGGGATGGGCACTGGCTGCGGGCTGGATGGCGCGTCGCGGCGCCGTGCAGAAGGGCATGCACTGGCTCGACCGTGTTGCCGGCGTCCTGTTCATCGGCTTCGGCCTCAAGCTCGCGTTCACCGACGCGCCGGCTGTTCGCATCGGCCACTGA
- the trpD gene encoding anthranilate phosphoribosyltransferase codes for MITPQEALQRTIEHREVFHDEMLHIVRLIMSGECSPVMMAALITGLRVKKETIGEITAAAQVMREVSTKVPVKDTTHLVDIVGTGGDGSHTFNISTCSMFVAAAGGAKVSKHGGRSVSSKSGSADVLEALGVNINLKPEQIARSIEECGIGFMFAPNHHPAMKNVAPVRKELGIKTIFNILGPLTNPAGAPNILMGVFHADLVGIQVRALQRLGTEHAMVVYGRDGMDEISLGGATLVGELKDGEIREYELHPEDFGFAMSSNRALRVETPEQSKAMLLGVLDNQAGPALDIVLLNAGAALYAANVVDSVAAGVDRSRAVVASGAAKAKLAELVKASATV; via the coding sequence ATGATCACCCCCCAGGAAGCGCTGCAGCGCACCATCGAGCACCGCGAGGTTTTTCACGACGAGATGCTGCACATCGTGCGACTCATCATGAGTGGCGAGTGCTCGCCCGTGATGATGGCCGCGCTGATCACCGGCCTGCGCGTCAAGAAGGAAACCATCGGCGAGATCACCGCCGCCGCGCAGGTGATGCGCGAGGTGTCGACCAAGGTGCCCGTGAAGGACACCACGCACCTTGTGGACATCGTGGGCACAGGCGGGGACGGCTCGCACACCTTCAACATCTCGACCTGCTCGATGTTCGTTGCGGCCGCTGGCGGCGCCAAGGTGAGCAAGCACGGCGGGCGCAGCGTGTCGAGCAAGTCGGGCAGTGCCGACGTACTGGAGGCGCTGGGCGTCAACATCAACCTGAAGCCCGAGCAGATCGCGCGCTCCATCGAGGAATGCGGCATCGGCTTCATGTTTGCGCCGAACCATCATCCCGCGATGAAAAACGTCGCACCGGTTCGCAAGGAGCTGGGCATCAAGACCATCTTCAACATCCTCGGGCCGCTGACCAACCCGGCGGGCGCACCGAACATCCTGATGGGCGTGTTCCACGCCGACCTCGTAGGTATCCAGGTGCGCGCATTGCAACGGCTCGGCACCGAGCATGCAATGGTTGTCTATGGGCGCGACGGCATGGACGAGATTTCACTCGGCGGCGCCACCCTGGTGGGCGAGTTGAAGGACGGCGAGATCCGTGAGTACGAGTTGCATCCCGAGGACTTCGGCTTCGCAATGTCGAGCAACCGCGCGTTGCGCGTGGAAACGCCCGAGCAGTCGAAGGCGATGCTGTTGGGCGTGCTCGACAACCAGGCCGGCCCCGCGCTCGACATCGTGCTGCTCAACGCCGGCGCTGCGCTGTATGCGGCGAACGTGGTCGATTCGGTGGCGGCGGGTGTGGACCGCTCGCGTGCAGTCGTGGCCTCTGGTGCTGCCAAAGCCAAGCTGGCGGAGCTGGTCAAAGCCTCCGCGACCGTCTGA